In Pan paniscus chromosome Y, NHGRI_mPanPan1-v2.0_pri, whole genome shotgun sequence, the sequence gagggaaggaaggaatgaaggagggagggagggaagagaaggaaggatggcaggaaggaaggaaggaaaggatggagggagggagggaaggagggagggacggaggaaagaaggaaggaagggaggaagagaggaaagagagagggagggagggaaggaacgaaggagggagggagggaagagaaggaaggatgggagggaaggaggaaagaaaggagggagggaaggaaggagagaggagaaacaggaaagacagaaggaaggtaggaaggaagggagaaagggaggaagggagggaaaggaggaagggagggaaggaagaaagggaaggaaggaggaaagggaaggaaggaagaaggaagagaaggaagggagggagggaaggatgggaagaagggagggaggagaaaagaaaggaagggaaggagggagggaaggaaggagggaagaagagaaggaaggacagaggagtaaggaagaagaagggagaagacaggaaagaagaaaagaatgacagaGGGTGAAGAAAggaagcagagagggagggaaggaaggagggaagaagagaaggaaggacagaggagtaaggaagaagaagggagaagacaggaaagaagaaaagaatgacagaGGGTGAAGAAAggaagcagagagggagggaaggaaggaggagagggaaggaggaactcagggagggagggatggaggagacAGGAGGTCCTGCTAAAGCATTTCCCCCGCCTTGGTCCCCGGGGAGCGGCGCTCAGGAGCCCTCCCGGCAGCCACCTCTTTACCTGCGCCCCTGACCGGTgcaccccttctctccttcccttgcaGAGCCCGGGCGAGGACCCCTCCAGGATGCAGGTCCCGAACAGCACCGGCCCGGACAACGCGACGCTGCAGATGCTGCGGAACCCGGCGATCGCGGTGGCCCTGCCCGTGGTGTACTCGCTGGTGGCGGCGGTCAGCATCCCGGGCAACCTCTTCTCTCTGTGGGTCCTGTGCCGGCGCATCGGGCCCAGATCCCCGTCGGTCATCTTCATGATCAACCTGAGCGTCACGGACCTGATGCTGGCCAGCGTGTTGCCTTTCCAAATCTACTACCATTGCAACCGCCACCACTGGGTATTCGGGGTGCTGCTTTGCAACGTGGTGACCGTGGCCTTTTACGCAAATATGTATTCCAGCATCCTCACCATGACCTGTATCAGCGTGGAGCGCTTCCTGGGGGTCCTGTACCCGCTCAGCTCCAAGCGCTGGCGCCGCCGTCGTTACGCGGTGGCCGCGTGTGCAGGGACCTGGCTGCTGCTCCTGACCGCCCTGTCCCCGCTGGCGCGCACCGATCTCACCTACCCGGTGCACGCCCTGGGTATCATCACCTGCTTCGACGTCCTCAAGTGGACGATGCTCCCCAGCGTGGCCATGTGGGCCGTGTTCCTCTTCACCATCTTCATCCTGCTGTTCCTCATCCCGTTCGTGATCACCGTGGCCTGTTACACGGCCACCATCCTCAAGCTGTTGCGCACGGAGGAGGCGCACGGCCGGGAGCAGCGGAGGCGCGCGGTGGGCCTGGCCGCGGTGGTCTTGCTGGCCTTTGTCACCTGCTTCGCCCCCAACAACTTCGTGCTCCTGGCGCACATCGTGAGCCGGCTGTTCTACGGCAAGAGCTACTACCACGTGTACAAGCTCACGCTGTGTCTCAGCTGCCTCAACAACTGTCTGGACCCGTTTGTTTATTACTTTGCGTCCCGGGAATTCCAGCTGCGCCTGCGGGAATATTTGGGCTGCCGCCGGGTGCCCAGAGACCCCCTGGACACGCGCCGCGAGAGCCTCTTCTCCGCCAGGACCACGTCCGTGCGCTCCGAGGCCGGTGCGCACCCTGAAGGGAT encodes:
- the P2RY8 gene encoding P2Y purinoceptor 8 translates to MQVPNSTGPDNATLQMLRNPAIAVALPVVYSLVAAVSIPGNLFSLWVLCRRIGPRSPSVIFMINLSVTDLMLASVLPFQIYYHCNRHHWVFGVLLCNVVTVAFYANMYSSILTMTCISVERFLGVLYPLSSKRWRRRRYAVAACAGTWLLLLTALSPLARTDLTYPVHALGIITCFDVLKWTMLPSVAMWAVFLFTIFILLFLIPFVITVACYTATILKLLRTEEAHGREQRRRAVGLAAVVLLAFVTCFAPNNFVLLAHIVSRLFYGKSYYHVYKLTLCLSCLNNCLDPFVYYFASREFQLRLREYLGCRRVPRDPLDTRRESLFSARTTSVRSEAGAHPEGMEGAPRPGLQRQESLF